One genomic region from Fulvitalea axinellae encodes:
- a CDS encoding sulfatase encodes MIREKISIASVALALAGQVSCMAPKEESEGPYNVLFITVDDLGQRLGAYGDNQVHTPNIDQLASRAALFENAYCAIPICMGSRACALTGVHALSPNVKNGLRRADSQLGGATALPKLLKGQGYYTISNGKVFHDRDDSEDSWSEPAWRPQIEGKKWLDPDSENYQKYSSYSFKDPKTKKRKKVEGYRGPIVEGADVPDSAYFDGKVLERSLIDLRRLKKKGQPFFLAVGFVKPHLPFYAPKKYWDMYDREAIKVAGNTDKPLNLPKQVRGSREYTMYHHRNLADSTVEFHKMARHGYYAAVSYVDSLLGRLMDELKAQGLDKNTVVVFWGDHGFHLGEHSFWGKHNVMSNALSIPMMVRMPGQEKSVRVSVPANASDLYPTVCELLGVTIPDHVGGNSLVPYFKGQGKPTQAGYSFARWQGADVVMDGRYVYSEWRKEGKVIAKMLYNHKKDPEENNNVAHDPVYASTVKELSKALDAERKHQATVYPK; translated from the coding sequence ATGATTAGAGAGAAAATTTCGATAGCGTCGGTAGCTTTGGCCTTGGCTGGTCAAGTATCGTGCATGGCGCCGAAGGAAGAGAGCGAGGGACCGTACAATGTGCTGTTCATAACCGTGGATGACTTGGGCCAAAGGCTGGGCGCATACGGAGACAATCAGGTGCATACGCCGAACATTGACCAACTGGCCTCTCGAGCGGCACTTTTTGAGAATGCTTATTGCGCCATACCGATTTGCATGGGTTCGCGCGCTTGTGCGCTGACAGGGGTGCACGCTCTTTCGCCGAACGTGAAGAACGGACTGCGCAGGGCGGATTCGCAACTCGGGGGAGCGACGGCGTTGCCGAAGTTGTTGAAAGGCCAAGGGTATTATACTATATCAAACGGAAAGGTGTTCCATGATCGAGATGATTCGGAAGACAGTTGGAGCGAGCCGGCTTGGCGCCCGCAGATAGAGGGCAAGAAGTGGCTGGACCCGGATTCGGAGAATTACCAGAAATACAGCAGTTACTCTTTTAAGGATCCGAAAACCAAAAAAAGAAAGAAAGTGGAAGGCTACCGCGGGCCGATAGTGGAAGGAGCCGACGTGCCAGACAGCGCATATTTTGACGGAAAGGTATTGGAGCGTTCCCTGATCGATTTGCGGAGGCTCAAAAAGAAAGGTCAGCCGTTTTTTCTGGCGGTTGGTTTCGTGAAACCGCACTTGCCGTTTTACGCTCCGAAGAAATATTGGGATATGTATGACCGGGAGGCCATCAAGGTAGCCGGGAATACGGATAAGCCTTTGAACCTACCGAAACAGGTACGGGGCTCAAGGGAATATACGATGTACCATCACCGTAATTTGGCCGACAGTACGGTGGAATTTCACAAGATGGCCAGACACGGTTATTACGCTGCGGTGAGTTATGTTGATAGCCTGTTGGGGCGTTTGATGGACGAACTGAAAGCCCAAGGTTTGGACAAAAACACGGTAGTGGTTTTCTGGGGCGACCATGGTTTTCATCTGGGTGAGCATAGTTTCTGGGGTAAACATAACGTAATGTCGAATGCCCTTTCGATTCCGATGATGGTCCGGATGCCGGGGCAGGAGAAGTCGGTTCGGGTATCCGTGCCGGCCAATGCTTCCGACCTTTATCCTACGGTTTGCGAGCTTTTGGGCGTAACCATTCCCGATCATGTGGGAGGAAACAGCTTGGTTCCGTATTTTAAAGGTCAAGGCAAGCCTACGCAGGCCGGTTACTCTTTTGCCCGTTGGCAAGGTGCGGATGTGGTGATGGACGGACGGTATGTATATTCCGAATGGCGCAAGGAAGGCAAAGTGATCGCGAAAATGCTTTACAATCATAAAAAGGATCCGGAAGAGAATAACAATGTAGCCCATGATCCGGTGTACGCTTCGACGGTGAAAGAGCTTTCAAAAGCGCTGGATGCGGAAAGGAAGCATCAAGCGACTGTGTATCCTAAGTAA
- a CDS encoding M16 family metallopeptidase — translation MRRCERTVLLFFGLVIALGTRGFSQETSADSPIPFNAKAKTGQLGNGFRYYMQKNGIPKKEVHFRLIINAGSILETEEQRGFAHFLEHMAFNGSEHFPGNGMIDYLQSIGVEFGIDLNAYTGYDETVYMLPMPDNKPETLDQGFHILGDWLGGLKLNTEDIDKERGVILEEWRTTIGLQQRLKDEMYPLLYHGSRYLDRRPIGLMDVVTKEGNDEEIRKFYRDWYRPNLATLVVSGDFDEADMLKRIEGTFGKMKNPENEKERKRYGVPKHKETLVNIIQDKEITTTSVKIISKFPHKEEKTLGDLKRSVVNLLYTYMVNQRLNDIFQKPGAPFLYAQSYATAASGGTDRYVSLATVKSGQIVEGAKGLARELARIKIYGFTQGDLDRKKEILHKDFDRAAMEEDKQTSGQIVGMLSNHVLYGEEYADIKFKKEFVQRVLKEITLKDIQNLVNEYISGSEENRVVLVTAPEGDPVPTKDELLKGLAEVSDEIITAYEGMEIDKPLMSVLPEPVSPVKDKHDEVLDITTLEYANGVTVTLKSTTFKNNEIRFSSLREGGYSRASDANFDNASMAATLVSLGGLGEFDTQQVDRINSGKQVYVAPYMHRYTEGVSGFSSNEDFETLLQLTYLTHTAPRKDVPQFEHFISNKKEYNRKSLNNPDSYFTDGINKVMMQNSPRTATLLTPEKLDKIDLDKAFDFYVSRFGSARGTRFFIVGSFETEKIKPLLNRYLGSLPGNKIKAEFVDHGVRPPKTAERFDFPKNKVDKSKVILRFTGIYPSGQEERIAMGMLSDLLTIRLTKKIREELGGAYAPFSNATVMQRPFNHFRLDVYFTCNPDKLDTLVSASFGEIEQLKKSISEEDLEKVKKALLKNRENSLESNGYWRRVMEDQFTRGETAKDFERYEGQIRNISEKKLRKLAKKYFKVDECLEFVLSPEK, via the coding sequence ATGAGAAGGTGTGAGCGAACCGTATTGCTATTTTTTGGACTTGTCATAGCGTTGGGGACAAGGGGATTTTCACAGGAAACTTCTGCGGACAGCCCAATACCTTTTAACGCAAAGGCAAAGACTGGGCAACTTGGCAACGGGTTTCGATATTATATGCAGAAAAACGGAATTCCTAAAAAGGAAGTCCACTTTCGATTGATTATAAATGCGGGGTCAATCTTGGAGACCGAAGAGCAACGAGGCTTCGCACATTTTCTGGAGCATATGGCCTTTAATGGCAGTGAGCATTTTCCCGGTAATGGCATGATCGATTATTTGCAATCGATCGGCGTGGAATTCGGGATTGACCTGAACGCTTATACCGGCTATGACGAGACGGTGTACATGTTGCCGATGCCGGACAACAAGCCTGAGACGCTGGATCAGGGATTTCATATACTTGGGGATTGGCTTGGTGGACTGAAACTGAACACCGAAGATATTGACAAGGAGCGTGGTGTGATCTTGGAAGAATGGCGCACCACTATTGGCCTGCAGCAGAGGCTCAAGGACGAAATGTATCCTTTGCTTTACCACGGCTCCCGCTATTTGGACCGCCGTCCGATTGGTTTGATGGACGTGGTGACCAAGGAAGGCAACGACGAGGAAATCCGTAAGTTTTACCGTGACTGGTATCGTCCGAATTTGGCGACGCTGGTAGTCTCGGGTGATTTTGACGAAGCCGATATGCTCAAAAGAATTGAGGGCACTTTCGGTAAAATGAAAAATCCGGAAAACGAGAAGGAGAGAAAGCGTTACGGTGTGCCGAAACACAAGGAGACGTTGGTGAATATCATCCAAGACAAGGAAATCACCACCACATCGGTAAAAATCATAAGCAAGTTTCCTCACAAAGAGGAAAAAACACTGGGCGACTTGAAGCGTAGCGTGGTCAACCTGCTCTACACGTACATGGTTAACCAGCGTCTGAACGATATTTTCCAGAAGCCGGGCGCGCCTTTCCTCTATGCGCAGTCTTATGCCACCGCCGCTTCGGGCGGTACGGACCGTTACGTTTCTTTGGCTACCGTAAAATCGGGGCAGATAGTCGAAGGAGCCAAGGGATTGGCCAGAGAACTCGCTCGCATCAAGATTTACGGGTTTACCCAAGGAGACTTGGACCGCAAGAAAGAAATTCTGCATAAGGATTTTGACCGAGCGGCTATGGAAGAGGACAAGCAGACTTCGGGACAAATCGTGGGGATGCTTTCCAATCACGTTTTGTATGGCGAGGAGTATGCCGATATTAAATTCAAAAAGGAATTCGTACAGCGGGTACTCAAAGAAATCACCCTTAAGGATATCCAGAATCTGGTAAACGAGTATATCTCCGGTTCCGAAGAAAACCGTGTGGTTTTGGTCACGGCCCCGGAAGGTGACCCTGTACCTACTAAGGATGAGCTGTTAAAAGGTTTGGCGGAAGTTTCCGACGAAATTATTACGGCTTATGAGGGTATGGAAATCGACAAGCCGTTGATGTCCGTGCTTCCCGAACCTGTATCGCCTGTTAAGGACAAACATGATGAGGTATTGGACATCACTACCTTGGAATACGCAAACGGTGTGACGGTAACTTTGAAGTCTACCACATTCAAAAATAACGAAATACGCTTTTCTTCATTAAGGGAAGGCGGTTATTCACGGGCTTCTGACGCAAACTTCGATAACGCCTCCATGGCGGCCACTTTGGTAAGCCTTGGCGGGTTGGGCGAATTCGACACTCAGCAAGTGGACCGTATCAATTCCGGAAAACAGGTTTACGTAGCCCCTTATATGCATCGTTATACGGAGGGTGTTTCCGGTTTTTCATCGAACGAGGATTTCGAGACGCTGTTGCAATTGACATATCTGACGCACACGGCTCCGCGAAAAGACGTTCCTCAGTTTGAGCATTTCATTTCTAACAAAAAGGAATATAACCGAAAAAGCCTCAATAATCCGGATTCGTATTTCACCGACGGGATAAACAAGGTGATGATGCAAAACAGCCCGAGGACAGCCACTTTGCTGACACCGGAAAAGCTGGACAAAATTGATCTGGACAAGGCTTTTGACTTCTACGTTTCCCGTTTCGGATCCGCAAGAGGCACTAGATTCTTTATTGTGGGAAGTTTTGAAACGGAGAAAATCAAGCCCTTGCTGAACCGTTACTTGGGGAGTTTGCCCGGAAATAAAATCAAAGCCGAATTCGTAGATCACGGAGTGAGGCCTCCGAAGACGGCCGAGCGTTTTGATTTTCCGAAAAACAAGGTGGACAAGTCGAAAGTGATTCTTCGGTTTACGGGGATATACCCGTCGGGGCAAGAGGAGCGCATAGCTATGGGGATGTTGAGCGATTTGCTGACCATCCGCCTGACCAAAAAGATCCGTGAGGAATTGGGAGGCGCTTACGCTCCGTTTTCGAACGCTACGGTGATGCAAAGACCTTTCAATCACTTCAGGCTGGACGTATATTTCACCTGCAATCCCGATAAGCTCGACACTTTGGTGTCCGCAAGTTTCGGTGAGATTGAGCAACTGAAGAAATCGATTTCCGAGGAAGATCTCGAAAAGGTGAAAAAGGCGTTGCTCAAAAACAGGGAAAACTCATTGGAAAGCAACGGCTATTGGCGCCGGGTGATGGAAGACCAGTTCACTAGGGGCGAAACGGCCAAGGATTTTGAGCGCTACGAAGGCCAAATCAGAAATATCAGCGAGAAGAAGCTGAGAAAACT
- a CDS encoding metallophosphoesterase family protein has protein sequence MFNLMNRKGKALAFVAGALLTFSCAQEKKSTLSSEGLELKRQPYLQMAWGDSATVTWKTNGVAKECKVVYGTSPENMNLTATGIVEDQRVNSMNIVKLKGLKPGTKYFYKVYSNDSLLAFGEEYYLRTEPAKGTNKYSYYAMGDIGQHIHKKGFPDVTAGRINDLPVRPDFGIGLGDIVYYKGESENYEKNFFFPMRSIMRNIPFYPALGNHDWGTNPKDNFDQEWILPGNEHYFSFDYQNTHFVALDSRNGDFYEPEKQVKWLEKDLADAQGKYDWIVVYLHHNGKTCSYKSDNKHVIDLYEVFARNNVDLLLNGHAHTYERLKPYDKDGNVIPQFSADSLNTYPEIKDGFISITTGAGGKLNRNWAPDPDNCDHGPIVAKAAHDGHFSLFSVDGRRLEMKVINSFNGEVMDSMVIDKN, from the coding sequence ATGTTCAACCTAATGAACAGAAAAGGAAAAGCGCTGGCATTCGTAGCCGGGGCTCTCCTGACTTTTTCGTGTGCCCAAGAGAAAAAAAGCACACTCTCCAGCGAAGGACTGGAACTCAAAAGACAACCGTACCTGCAAATGGCTTGGGGCGACAGCGCCACCGTAACATGGAAAACCAACGGAGTGGCGAAAGAATGTAAGGTAGTGTACGGTACCAGTCCGGAAAACATGAATCTAACGGCCACTGGCATTGTGGAAGACCAGCGCGTCAACTCCATGAACATCGTCAAGCTCAAAGGCCTGAAGCCTGGTACCAAATATTTTTATAAGGTTTACAGCAACGATTCACTTTTGGCCTTCGGCGAAGAATATTACCTGAGAACCGAACCGGCCAAAGGCACCAACAAATACTCTTACTACGCCATGGGCGATATCGGGCAACATATCCATAAAAAAGGATTTCCCGATGTAACAGCGGGCCGAATCAACGACCTGCCCGTACGCCCTGACTTCGGTATCGGCCTCGGCGACATTGTTTATTACAAGGGCGAAAGCGAGAATTACGAAAAGAACTTCTTCTTCCCCATGAGGTCGATCATGCGTAATATTCCGTTTTACCCGGCCTTGGGTAACCACGACTGGGGAACAAATCCGAAAGACAATTTCGACCAAGAGTGGATCTTGCCTGGCAACGAGCACTACTTCAGCTTCGATTACCAAAACACGCACTTCGTAGCGCTTGACTCGCGTAACGGCGATTTCTACGAGCCTGAAAAGCAGGTGAAGTGGCTTGAGAAAGACTTGGCCGACGCCCAAGGAAAATACGACTGGATTGTGGTATACCTGCACCACAACGGCAAAACTTGCTCTTACAAAAGCGATAACAAGCACGTGATCGACCTTTACGAGGTCTTCGCCCGCAATAATGTGGACTTGCTCCTGAATGGACACGCCCACACTTACGAGCGCCTGAAGCCTTACGACAAAGACGGCAACGTAATTCCGCAATTCTCGGCGGATTCACTCAACACTTATCCGGAAATCAAGGACGGATTTATCAGTATCACTACCGGAGCGGGCGGAAAACTGAATCGCAACTGGGCGCCGGATCCGGACAACTGCGACCACGGACCAATCGTAGCCAAAGCCGCCCACGACGGGCACTTCAGCCTTTTCAGCGTAGACGGCCGTCGTCTTGAGATGAAAGTAATCAACTCCTTCAACGGAGAAGTCATGGACTCTATGGTCATTGATAAAAATTAA
- a CDS encoding cation diffusion facilitator family transporter, producing MAHSHSHGHNHGHGHHHHHHGDLKGTKLAVTIFLNILITVGQAVGGLLSGSLSLLSDALHNFSDVVALLISYFANKLTKRPSCQRRTFGYKRAEIVAAMINSATLLVIAVFLIKEAVERLYSPIEIKSVTVMVLAGLSVLLNGASVLLIKDEADNNMNMRSAYLHLFTDMISSVAVLIGGAVMFYFKIYWVDSLLSIAVALYLIYSSYGLLTQTLKVLMQFAPSDIQLESVSQKVTEHPDVKGMHHAHLWQLNDNDTHLEAHIEFEKNIPISDTATVFDNLKKTLLDEFDINHVTFQAEFESPCAHTLIEDER from the coding sequence ATGGCCCATTCCCATTCACACGGACACAATCACGGTCATGGTCATCACCACCATCACCACGGCGACCTGAAAGGCACCAAACTGGCCGTCACTATTTTCCTCAACATTCTCATTACCGTCGGACAGGCGGTTGGGGGCCTGCTCTCCGGCAGTTTGTCCCTCCTCTCCGACGCCCTGCACAATTTCAGCGACGTGGTGGCTTTGCTTATTAGCTACTTCGCCAATAAACTAACCAAACGCCCCTCTTGCCAGCGCCGGACTTTCGGTTATAAACGCGCGGAAATCGTCGCCGCCATGATCAACTCGGCTACGCTGTTGGTTATCGCCGTTTTCCTGATCAAAGAAGCCGTAGAACGCCTTTACTCTCCTATCGAGATCAAGTCGGTGACCGTAATGGTTTTGGCTGGCCTGAGCGTCTTGCTCAACGGCGCCAGCGTGCTACTGATCAAGGACGAAGCCGACAACAATATGAATATGCGTTCGGCGTACCTGCACCTGTTTACAGATATGATCTCGTCGGTGGCCGTGCTTATAGGCGGTGCCGTGATGTTTTATTTCAAGATCTATTGGGTCGATAGCCTATTGTCTATCGCCGTGGCTCTTTATCTGATTTATTCTTCGTACGGGCTTCTCACCCAGACTTTGAAAGTGTTGATGCAGTTCGCTCCATCGGATATTCAGCTGGAATCCGTTAGCCAAAAAGTAACGGAGCACCCTGATGTAAAAGGTATGCACCACGCCCACCTTTGGCAACTCAACGATAATGACACCCATTTGGAAGCCCATATCGAGTTTGAAAAAAACATACCTATCAGCGATACCGCAACGGTGTTCGACAATTTAAAGAAGACTTTGCTTGACGAGTTCGACATTAACCATGTCACTTTCCAAGCGGAGTTTGAATCGCCATGCGCCCATACGCTTATCGAGGACGAAAGGTAA
- a CDS encoding NAD(P) transhydrogenase subunit alpha — MLEILIQFIGENFGMITILVIASFLGMEIISKVPTVLHTPLMSGANAISGVVIIGAIILIRRAEAGDYFSLVLGTLGIALAMINVAGGFAVTNRMLEMFKKKKK, encoded by the coding sequence ATGCTAGAAATACTTATCCAATTTATCGGCGAGAATTTCGGGATGATCACCATCCTGGTTATCGCCTCTTTCTTGGGCATGGAGATTATCTCCAAAGTGCCTACCGTACTGCACACGCCATTGATGTCGGGCGCGAACGCCATTAGCGGCGTGGTAATCATCGGCGCCATCATCCTGATCCGCCGTGCCGAAGCGGGCGACTACTTCTCGTTGGTTCTCGGAACCTTGGGTATCGCCTTGGCCATGATCAACGTGGCCGGCGGTTTTGCCGTGACCAACCGTATGTTGGAAATGTTCAAGAAGAAAAAGAAATAA
- a CDS encoding NAD(P)(+) transhydrogenase (Re/Si-specific) subunit beta, with the protein MEKTITDLLYLVSIILFIVGLKGLSHPETARKGNLTAAAGMILGILVALFEPIEGNNNYGWIVAGVALGSGIGLVAAKKIQMTKMPEMVSLFNGLGGACAMLIGLVEFYNLPAGTDMMSAAVFTDIFALIIGSVSFSGSLIAYGKLNGSLRDNFKLPAPQVINVLTLIAVIAISVMIAMGDSLDFNLVIALLAVSLFYGVVFVTPIGGGDMPVVISLLNSFTGIGAMGAGLIYGNNVMIIGGILVGASGIILTVLMCEAMNRTLLHVLVGGLSGGSGGSGNDREQVVKEVMPNDLAIQLKYASKVIVVPGYGLAVAQAQHTIHELEQLLTAEGVDVKYAIHPVAGRMPGHMNVLLAEADVSYDKLLELDQANAEFPTTDVVLVIGANDVVNPAAKEDTTSPIYGMPILDVELAKTVVVMKRGMNKGYAGIENPLFFGERTKMLFGDAKASINKIKDEVNQA; encoded by the coding sequence ATGGAAAAAACTATAACCGACCTGCTTTATCTGGTCAGCATTATCCTGTTTATTGTAGGGCTCAAGGGGCTTAGCCACCCCGAAACCGCCCGGAAAGGCAACCTTACCGCCGCCGCGGGTATGATTCTCGGTATCCTCGTAGCCTTGTTCGAGCCTATCGAAGGCAACAACAACTACGGATGGATCGTAGCCGGCGTAGCCTTGGGCTCGGGTATCGGACTCGTGGCCGCCAAGAAAATCCAGATGACCAAGATGCCCGAAATGGTATCGCTGTTCAACGGTCTGGGTGGCGCCTGCGCCATGTTGATCGGCTTGGTTGAATTTTACAACCTCCCGGCTGGCACCGATATGATGAGCGCAGCGGTATTCACCGACATTTTCGCCCTGATCATCGGTAGCGTTTCGTTCTCAGGCAGTTTGATCGCCTACGGCAAACTCAACGGCAGCCTCCGCGACAACTTCAAGCTTCCCGCTCCGCAAGTGATCAACGTGCTTACGCTTATCGCCGTAATCGCAATCAGCGTTATGATCGCTATGGGCGACTCTCTCGACTTCAACCTCGTTATCGCCCTGTTGGCCGTATCTCTTTTCTACGGCGTAGTGTTCGTAACGCCTATCGGCGGTGGCGACATGCCCGTGGTTATCTCTTTGCTTAACTCGTTCACCGGTATCGGAGCCATGGGCGCCGGCCTGATTTACGGTAACAACGTAATGATCATCGGCGGTATCCTCGTAGGCGCTTCGGGTATTATCCTTACCGTACTGATGTGCGAAGCCATGAACCGTACCCTGCTCCACGTACTCGTGGGCGGACTCAGTGGCGGATCGGGCGGATCAGGCAACGACCGTGAGCAAGTGGTGAAAGAAGTAATGCCGAACGACTTGGCTATCCAGCTTAAGTATGCCAGCAAAGTAATCGTGGTACCGGGTTACGGACTCGCCGTAGCGCAAGCCCAACACACCATCCACGAGCTTGAGCAACTTCTTACGGCCGAGGGTGTGGACGTAAAATACGCCATCCACCCGGTTGCCGGACGTATGCCGGGCCATATGAACGTACTCTTGGCCGAGGCCGACGTATCTTACGACAAGCTTCTCGAACTCGACCAAGCCAACGCCGAATTCCCGACTACCGACGTAGTGTTGGTAATCGGCGCCAACGACGTGGTAAACCCTGCGGCCAAAGAAGACACTACGAGCCCGATTTACGGTATGCCTATCCTCGATGTGGAATTGGCCAAAACCGTAGTGGTAATGAAGCGCGGTATGAACAAAGGTTACGCCGGCATCGAAAACCCGCTCTTCTTCGGGGAGCGTACCAAAATGCTCTTCGGCGACGCCAAAGCCTCGATCAACAAGATCAAGGACGAGGTTAACCAAGCGTAA
- a CDS encoding S41 family peptidase: MEDLRQFENNLEERSSYIHITDYDYKTAIGQLRSELKEKEEVDTRDFVSNVSKIIFKIGDRHARVKWAGVDFDTIPQDKLYFPMLLANYQNKLIALKKNDRKYDLYNADFPYLTSINGIEMQDFLSQFATENIKAPYASMLTRGAEDLRKYGPLMYMNGKKVSGLIALTLSNTNGQKITLEASPRTNREKYVSIADIRRKYDDYLDDKKYYKLSSWIGKKTGYMAIPKMYSFEEEPSFKNHLFESMKTFQHAENLIIDIRYNKGGSRDIINMLALYIVAKDQSPWVANVAYVRTDADDKKTIDGMDERYLYRYGSDKFTRKDRKAIDRFNKAFRPEKDFDFAKFSEPHYMVLKTGKKPFTGNVYILMNERCFSASSILASAFKGLDNVKLVGVTTDGSSGRSTYFELKNSELKYKISTMISLQRNGKTLDGNGTQPDIKLEADLDMILGDRDTQLERLIEIINSKKDTSL; encoded by the coding sequence TTGGAAGATTTACGACAGTTTGAAAACAATCTAGAAGAACGTTCCTCCTATATCCATATCACAGATTACGACTACAAAACGGCCATCGGCCAGCTCAGAAGTGAGCTCAAAGAAAAGGAGGAAGTTGACACTAGAGATTTTGTTTCCAATGTATCAAAAATCATTTTTAAAATAGGCGATCGCCACGCTAGGGTTAAATGGGCGGGTGTGGATTTCGACACCATTCCCCAGGACAAGCTTTATTTTCCGATGTTGCTCGCCAATTACCAAAACAAGCTAATCGCCCTCAAAAAGAACGACAGGAAATATGACCTTTATAATGCGGACTTCCCATACTTGACTTCAATTAACGGTATCGAAATGCAGGACTTCTTGTCACAGTTCGCCACCGAAAACATTAAGGCTCCATACGCTTCCATGCTGACACGAGGCGCCGAAGACCTTAGAAAATACGGCCCGCTTATGTATATGAACGGTAAAAAAGTCAGTGGCCTGATCGCTCTTACGCTTTCCAATACTAACGGTCAAAAAATCACGCTGGAAGCATCCCCTCGTACTAATAGGGAAAAGTATGTGAGCATAGCGGATATCAGAAGAAAGTACGACGACTATCTGGACGACAAAAAATACTATAAACTGTCCTCATGGATAGGGAAAAAAACAGGGTATATGGCGATTCCTAAAATGTATTCATTTGAAGAGGAACCAAGCTTCAAAAATCACCTTTTTGAAAGCATGAAAACCTTCCAGCACGCCGAAAACCTAATCATCGACATCCGCTACAACAAGGGAGGTAGCCGAGATATCATCAATATGCTCGCCCTGTATATCGTTGCGAAAGATCAGAGTCCGTGGGTCGCCAACGTGGCTTACGTACGCACTGACGCCGACGATAAAAAAACAATTGACGGAATGGACGAAAGGTATCTCTATCGCTACGGCTCCGATAAGTTCACCCGAAAAGACCGAAAGGCCATTGACCGGTTCAACAAAGCTTTCCGTCCAGAAAAGGATTTTGATTTCGCAAAATTCAGCGAACCGCACTATATGGTCCTCAAAACAGGTAAAAAGCCCTTTACTGGCAACGTCTATATTTTAATGAACGAGCGCTGCTTTAGTGCGTCTTCTATTCTGGCCTCCGCATTCAAAGGTTTGGATAACGTAAAACTCGTAGGCGTTACCACTGACGGGTCTAGTGGCCGTTCCACTTATTTCGAACTCAAAAACTCGGAACTGAAATATAAAATTTCGACCATGATATCGCTCCAACGAAACGGTAAAACGCTGGACGGTAACGGAACCCAACCCGACATTAAGCTCGAAGCGGATCTTGATATGATTTTAGGAGACCGAGATACGCAACTTGAACGCCTTATCGAGATCATTAACAGTAAGAAAGACACAAGTCTTTAA
- a CDS encoding Re/Si-specific NAD(P)(+) transhydrogenase subunit alpha, giving the protein MLLGILKESDDRRVAISPESVKKFKDKFEVKVETGAGANAQFSDKDYTAAGAEATDRKTVLSTADLVFSIDPINQEEAQSLKPGAILICQFAPFNDDKLTVFLAEKGITAFSLDMVPRTTLAQSMDVLSSMASIAGYRAVLKATDFLPRYMPMLTTAAGTIPPAKVLILGAGVAGLQAIATARRLGAVVEAFDTRAASKEEVESLGAKFVEVEGATDDKAAGGYAVEQSDDYKKKQAALIADKAEKADIVITTALLRGRPAPTLVPKTTLDRMKAGSVVIDMASVTGGNCEVTKDKETVVYNGVSVVGHSNLSEEVAQHASILYGKNIENYLKLLWNEQGELDFENEIVAKSCITHNKENYYAKNA; this is encoded by the coding sequence ATGCTATTAGGAATACTTAAAGAGTCGGACGACCGGCGCGTGGCCATCAGCCCCGAATCCGTGAAGAAATTCAAGGACAAATTCGAGGTGAAGGTGGAAACCGGAGCGGGAGCCAACGCCCAATTTTCGGACAAGGACTACACTGCCGCCGGCGCCGAGGCCACGGATAGGAAAACCGTCCTCTCCACCGCCGACTTGGTCTTCTCAATCGATCCGATCAACCAAGAGGAAGCGCAGAGCCTCAAGCCGGGCGCTATCCTGATTTGCCAGTTCGCTCCTTTCAACGACGACAAACTGACCGTTTTCCTTGCCGAGAAAGGAATCACGGCCTTCAGCCTCGACATGGTGCCGCGTACCACTCTGGCCCAGTCAATGGACGTACTTTCTTCAATGGCCTCGATCGCGGGTTATCGCGCCGTGCTCAAAGCCACAGACTTCCTGCCTCGCTACATGCCGATGCTCACCACCGCAGCGGGCACCATCCCGCCCGCCAAAGTACTGATCCTCGGCGCCGGAGTAGCCGGTCTTCAGGCCATCGCCACCGCACGCCGTCTGGGCGCCGTAGTGGAAGCCTTCGATACCCGCGCGGCCTCTAAAGAGGAAGTGGAAAGTCTCGGAGCCAAATTCGTAGAGGTGGAAGGCGCCACCGACGACAAAGCTGCCGGCGGTTACGCCGTAGAGCAGTCGGACGACTACAAAAAGAAACAGGCCGCACTGATCGCCGACAAAGCCGAGAAGGCCGACATCGTCATCACCACCGCCCTGCTTCGCGGACGCCCAGCGCCGACACTCGTACCGAAAACTACCCTCGACCGCATGAAAGCGGGCAGTGTAGTGATCGATATGGCATCGGTAACCGGCGGTAACTGCGAAGTGACCAAAGACAAAGAAACCGTGGTATACAACGGCGTAAGCGTAGTAGGACACTCCAATCTCTCCGAGGAAGTGGCCCAGCACGCTTCAATCCTTTACGGCAAGAACATCGAGAACTACCTCAAGCTCTTGTGGAACGAGCAAGGCGAACTCGATTTCGAAAACGAGATCGTAGCCAAAAGCTGCATCACCCATAATAAGGAAAACTATTACGCTAAGAATGCTTAA